One window of Legionella pneumophila subsp. pneumophila str. Philadelphia 1 genomic DNA carries:
- a CDS encoding dienelactone hydrolase family protein, which produces MLVTKEVEYEDGDTVCKGFIAYHSSASKPLPCVMVAHDWGGRGEGACNKARQLAGMGYIGFAIDMYGNAKLGKDKAEKRALMTPFRENRGKLITRINAAFNKVVQLPEVDSEKVAAIGYCFGGLCVLDLIRSGAPLKGVVSFHGVLLPLEGESNKSLNAKVLILHGYDDPLVPIEQVNQFAIEMTERKVDWQVHVYGQTAHSFTDPGANDDEMGLHYNKLADQRSWQSTQLFLQELFA; this is translated from the coding sequence ATGTTAGTCACGAAGGAAGTGGAATATGAGGATGGTGATACTGTATGCAAAGGTTTTATTGCCTATCATTCCAGTGCCTCAAAACCATTACCTTGTGTCATGGTTGCTCATGATTGGGGGGGGCGTGGAGAGGGAGCTTGTAACAAAGCGAGACAGCTTGCTGGCATGGGGTATATTGGATTCGCTATAGACATGTATGGAAATGCCAAGCTAGGTAAGGATAAGGCAGAGAAAAGAGCTTTAATGACTCCTTTCAGAGAAAATAGAGGGAAGTTAATCACTCGTATAAATGCGGCCTTCAACAAAGTGGTGCAGTTGCCTGAAGTGGATAGTGAGAAAGTGGCTGCTATTGGTTATTGTTTCGGTGGTTTGTGCGTATTGGACTTGATACGTTCCGGGGCACCGCTTAAAGGAGTTGTCAGTTTTCATGGGGTATTATTACCTTTAGAGGGTGAGAGTAATAAGTCATTAAATGCGAAAGTATTGATATTACATGGTTATGATGATCCCTTAGTACCAATTGAGCAAGTTAACCAGTTCGCTATTGAAATGACAGAAAGGAAAGTGGACTGGCAGGTCCATGTTTATGGCCAAACAGCTCATTCGTTTACTGACCCTGGTGCGAATGATGATGAAATGGGACTGCATTACAATAAATTAGCGGATCAACGTTCCTGGCAAAGCACTCAATTGTTTTTGCAAGAGTTATTTGCATGA
- a CDS encoding isocitrate/isopropylmalate family dehydrogenase produces MKSTDPIKIAVLPGDGIGIEVTEATLPVFEVLDVPVILNYGDIGWEFWKKEGAAIPSRTWQLIASSDTVLLGAITSKPQREAKQELSNALKKSNPYYVSPVIQLRQGLDLFANVRPCFSIDDQSKPFNFCIIRENSEGLYCGFDYFPLPKAIHSLLAESQHWQTIPADEASCALRLQSKSGLTRLFDFAFKHAMQTGMPRVTLADKPNVLRESGEFTRKIFESTAQRYPKIQADILNVDAVALWLIKSPEKFGVIVAENMFGDILSDVGAGVMGGLGLAPSANIGDKGSYFEPVHGSGPRIRKNCANPSAMFLTISMLLNHFGYPDRAKKIVNAVMQVIKEKRFITYDLGGHATTTDMANAVIEHCARLNASCLSKDFNPTPKENLIESDTMPNLLQQLINCNSAEISDALDACGIEGGLLSIKPLSQGMKIIGPAYTIQYLPREKKGTAFHNAANYIDKVPKHSVIVIDNNGQIDCTVWGDLLTHTALRNNIMGTVVHGAVRDVESIRSTNYPVFCTGIYMCSGKNRVYKANEQCPLSINGVTINPGDIIFADDNGVLVIPNDRLQEVVNKTIAIRLTEERIKTAIASGSTLEQAREDYCYEQPWLGINKKRES; encoded by the coding sequence ATGAAATCCACTGATCCTATAAAAATTGCTGTATTACCAGGTGACGGGATTGGTATTGAAGTGACTGAGGCTACACTTCCTGTTTTTGAAGTCCTTGATGTTCCTGTAATCTTGAATTATGGTGATATTGGCTGGGAATTTTGGAAAAAAGAAGGAGCAGCAATCCCCTCCAGAACATGGCAATTGATAGCCTCCTCTGATACCGTTTTGCTAGGAGCGATTACCAGCAAGCCGCAACGTGAAGCCAAACAGGAATTAAGCAACGCGCTTAAAAAGAGCAATCCTTATTATGTTTCTCCCGTCATTCAGTTAAGGCAAGGTTTGGATCTTTTTGCGAATGTTCGTCCCTGTTTTTCCATTGATGACCAATCAAAGCCGTTTAATTTTTGTATCATTAGAGAAAATAGCGAAGGATTGTATTGCGGATTTGATTATTTTCCATTACCAAAAGCAATACATAGTTTATTAGCAGAAAGCCAACATTGGCAAACGATTCCAGCTGATGAAGCAAGTTGTGCCTTAAGATTGCAATCAAAATCCGGTTTAACCCGTTTATTTGATTTCGCCTTTAAGCATGCCATGCAAACCGGCATGCCTAGAGTCACTTTAGCAGATAAACCAAATGTTCTTAGAGAAAGCGGCGAATTTACCAGGAAAATTTTTGAAAGCACAGCCCAAAGATACCCGAAAATCCAGGCGGACATACTCAATGTCGATGCCGTAGCATTATGGTTGATAAAAAGCCCGGAAAAATTTGGAGTAATCGTCGCGGAAAATATGTTTGGTGATATTTTATCCGACGTCGGAGCAGGAGTCATGGGGGGATTAGGCCTTGCACCCAGTGCTAATATTGGCGATAAAGGGAGTTATTTTGAGCCAGTACATGGAAGCGGGCCAAGAATAAGAAAAAATTGTGCCAATCCATCAGCTATGTTTTTAACGATTAGCATGCTGTTAAATCATTTTGGTTATCCTGACCGAGCAAAAAAAATAGTCAATGCCGTAATGCAAGTCATAAAGGAAAAGCGTTTTATTACTTATGATCTGGGTGGGCATGCCACTACGACAGATATGGCGAATGCAGTGATTGAACATTGTGCGCGATTGAATGCCTCTTGTTTATCAAAGGATTTTAATCCCACCCCTAAAGAAAATTTAATTGAGTCTGATACTATGCCCAACTTGCTTCAGCAATTAATAAATTGTAATTCCGCAGAAATTTCTGATGCACTGGACGCTTGTGGAATCGAAGGCGGATTATTGAGTATAAAACCGTTATCGCAGGGAATGAAAATTATTGGGCCTGCTTATACTATCCAATACTTACCCAGAGAAAAAAAAGGAACAGCCTTCCATAATGCCGCAAACTATATAGACAAGGTTCCCAAACATTCGGTAATAGTTATTGACAACAATGGTCAAATTGATTGCACCGTTTGGGGTGACCTATTAACACATACCGCATTGAGAAATAACATCATGGGCACTGTTGTGCATGGGGCAGTGAGAGATGTCGAATCAATTCGCTCAACAAACTATCCTGTTTTTTGTACGGGAATTTATATGTGCTCTGGTAAGAATCGCGTTTACAAAGCCAATGAACAATGCCCTTTATCCATTAATGGAGTTACAATAAATCCTGGCGACATTATCTTTGCTGATGACAATGGAGTCTTGGTGATCCCAAATGATCGCCTTCAGGAGGTAGTGAATAAAACAATTGCCATAAGATTAACTGAGGAACGCATTAAGACCGCTATTGCATCAGGTTCGACACTTGAGCAAGCTCGAGAAGATTATTGCTATGAACAACCCTGGTTAGGTATTAATAAAAAAAGAGAGTCGTAG
- a CDS encoding aldolase catalytic domain-containing protein, whose amino-acid sequence MNPVSILDASLRDGGHRTNFHFKDDDLKKILLPLDNSGIEYIEIGYRNGSLHPIENIGKAGMCPQDYLLYCQSLIKKAKIAVMVHPHNVNEQDLFELKNCGVKLIRICIAKGDLVNAVPLIKLAKNLNFETSVNIIHISYYTESELDSLIEEVSEHEPDMIYFADSNGSLFPDRINCLYKKYTRQYKVSFGFHAHDNLGLAQANALAAVNAGVHFIDASLAGMGKGTGNLKTEFFIAYLHANNIKKYNLEDVLTAANYVRDALKIGQEPIEMSEFIRGISDLSTADLKSYKPGKL is encoded by the coding sequence ATGAATCCTGTATCGATTTTAGATGCCTCATTAAGAGATGGTGGACATAGAACTAATTTTCATTTTAAGGATGATGATTTAAAAAAAATACTACTTCCTCTTGATAACTCAGGTATTGAATACATTGAAATTGGCTACCGTAATGGTTCACTTCACCCTATTGAAAATATAGGGAAAGCTGGAATGTGTCCCCAAGATTATCTCCTGTATTGCCAATCTCTAATAAAAAAAGCAAAAATTGCAGTGATGGTTCATCCTCATAATGTAAACGAACAGGATCTGTTCGAGCTAAAAAATTGCGGTGTGAAATTAATAAGAATATGTATAGCAAAAGGTGATCTGGTAAATGCTGTCCCTCTGATTAAACTGGCTAAGAATTTGAATTTTGAAACCTCAGTGAACATCATCCATATTTCTTATTATACGGAAAGCGAACTGGATAGTTTGATTGAGGAAGTAAGCGAACACGAACCGGATATGATCTATTTTGCTGATTCTAATGGAAGCTTATTTCCTGACAGGATAAATTGCCTGTATAAAAAATACACCCGTCAATATAAAGTTTCTTTTGGATTTCATGCTCATGATAACCTTGGATTGGCGCAAGCCAACGCTCTTGCGGCGGTAAACGCCGGGGTTCATTTTATTGATGCCTCACTGGCAGGAATGGGCAAGGGAACAGGTAATCTAAAAACTGAATTTTTTATCGCTTATTTACATGCGAACAATATAAAAAAATACAATTTGGAAGATGTGTTGACAGCAGCTAATTATGTAAGAGATGCCTTGAAAATAGGACAAGAACCTATTGAAATGAGTGAATTCATAAGGGGAATTTCTGATCTGTCTACAGCAGACCTGAAAAGCTATAAACCAGGCAAGCTCTAG
- a CDS encoding DUF6282 family protein, producing the protein MFSPEKLKFIDIHHHAAPDLYIRRRNAIEAGKLYHSLYGAVVLKSHIGSTGVQATIAQEMGLPVFPSVVLNHINGGINYRVVIRALSEYQPLFSGKMIVDFPTITGRKLQSKLSRELTHDNLKQDTQKGETLFGSKQQLRKEVIDILKMTRDYPIVLTSGLASRDEIYRLIDACNQYDVPSLLLSQPSNPLIGLKFTELNELIKNEWLWVEQTALTFILGYQEKQDFSQILTHLPRVIYSSDLGQLGQMDIPEWLHFSKKIFNELDLSAKRMEELTLSNAIKLLNL; encoded by the coding sequence GTGTTTTCGCCTGAAAAATTGAAATTCATAGACATACACCACCATGCGGCCCCTGATCTTTATATTCGTCGCAGAAATGCAATTGAAGCGGGAAAATTGTATCACTCTTTATATGGTGCAGTCGTTTTAAAAAGTCATATTGGCAGTACTGGTGTTCAGGCAACTATTGCGCAAGAAATGGGTTTGCCCGTTTTTCCTTCCGTTGTGTTAAATCATATCAATGGAGGAATAAATTATAGAGTAGTCATTCGCGCCTTGAGTGAATATCAACCTCTTTTTTCAGGTAAAATGATTGTTGATTTCCCAACTATCACAGGTCGTAAACTTCAATCAAAACTATCAAGAGAATTAACTCATGATAATTTAAAACAAGATACTCAAAAGGGTGAAACACTGTTTGGATCAAAACAACAACTACGCAAAGAAGTGATTGATATTTTAAAAATGACCCGGGACTACCCTATTGTTTTAACTTCAGGACTTGCCTCGAGAGATGAGATTTATAGATTGATTGATGCCTGTAATCAATATGATGTTCCTTCATTATTATTAAGCCAACCATCTAATCCTTTAATCGGATTAAAATTCACCGAACTCAATGAGTTGATTAAAAATGAATGGTTATGGGTGGAACAGACTGCCTTAACTTTTATCCTTGGGTACCAGGAAAAACAAGATTTTTCTCAAATATTAACTCATCTCCCTCGAGTCATTTACAGCTCGGACTTAGGACAGCTCGGTCAAATGGATATTCCAGAGTGGCTGCATTTCTCAAAAAAAATATTTAATGAATTGGATTTATCTGCAAAGCGCATGGAGGAGCTGACTCTCTCCAATGCCATCAAATTACTCAACTTATAA